One stretch of Thermoproteota archaeon DNA includes these proteins:
- a CDS encoding transcriptional regulator, with translation MEDYLEVIAELVELKGYATTLDVSRYMNVSAPSVTKMLKRLDESGFLEYEKYHGINLTQKGSQVAETIRQKHGILVEFFEILGIGHDTANQDAEGVEHHLNPKTIKQLRKFITFLKANPKVLDNFKNL, from the coding sequence ATGGAAGATTACCTAGAAGTAATTGCAGAGCTTGTAGAGTTAAAGGGATATGCAACTACCCTTGATGTATCAAGATACATGAATGTTAGTGCCCCAAGTGTCACAAAGATGCTAAAGAGATTAGACGAGAGTGGATTTTTAGAGTATGAGAAATATCATGGAATAAACCTGACACAAAAAGGCTCTCAAGTTGCAGAAACCATAAGACAAAAACACGGCATACTGGTAGAATTTTTTGAAATTTTAGGGATAGGACATGATACTGCCAATCAAGATGCAGAAGGAGTAGAGCACCATCTAAACCCAAAAACTATCAAGCAGTTAAGAAAATTCATTACTTTTCTTAAAGCAAACCCCAAGGTTCTAGACAATTTTAAAAATCTTTAA
- a CDS encoding ATPase, with protein MKKIVADTSIVINGQLVHLVSSGEISDCDIIIPTATLDELQSQATQNKEQGLIGLEELKKLQEIIVPHNITLSYEGMRPSVDDIKLSGRGRIDAIIKDIAKQSEAILYTSDKVQALVAEAEGVSVVYHAPKIVSEKLEFLKFFDDETMSIHLKEGITPMAKKGKPGEITLTQIGGDVITRDYLHEMSTQILEATKISDSGNVEISKPGALVIQYGDYRIAITRPPFSEKYEITIVHPIVHLSLDDYHVSDELMKRFSSGAEGILISGAPGSGKSTLASGLANYYNGLGKIVKTFESPRDLRVDPAITQYTRLDGSFENSADILLLVRPDYTVFDEVRRREDFRIFSDLRLTGVGMVGVVHANSPLDAIQRFIGKIELGIIPNVIDTVIFVKDGKISKVYELELKVKVPSGMFEQDLARPVIEIRNFENHVLEHEIYTFGEENVIVPVQKGGKKHGIEKLAEDRIRDVIKRFDPNAHIEILSDNNIRVKVQKQYIPSIIGKGGSTINDLQKLLNVHIDVEENDEDDYFPDAEIPYTFSESKTGIILTVSREYTGMHADIYVADRYVTSSRIGRKGQIKIPKRSDSAQKLMDLASSKNDIQIYIKDF; from the coding sequence TTGAAAAAAATTGTTGCAGATACTAGCATAGTAATTAATGGTCAGTTAGTGCATCTTGTTTCTTCTGGTGAAATTTCTGACTGTGATATCATAATTCCAACTGCTACTTTGGATGAGCTTCAATCTCAGGCAACCCAAAATAAAGAACAAGGTTTGATTGGTCTTGAGGAATTAAAAAAATTACAAGAAATTATTGTGCCTCACAACATCACTTTGTCCTATGAAGGAATGCGACCAAGTGTAGATGATATCAAACTGTCTGGTCGTGGACGAATTGATGCAATTATCAAAGACATTGCAAAGCAGAGTGAAGCAATACTTTACACTTCAGACAAAGTTCAAGCACTAGTAGCTGAGGCTGAAGGTGTATCTGTGGTTTATCATGCACCAAAAATAGTCTCTGAGAAACTTGAATTTCTAAAATTCTTTGATGATGAAACAATGAGCATTCATCTAAAAGAAGGAATTACCCCTATGGCAAAAAAAGGAAAACCTGGAGAAATAACACTCACCCAAATTGGAGGTGATGTCATCACCCGTGACTATCTACATGAGATGTCCACTCAAATCTTAGAGGCAACAAAGATTTCTGATTCTGGAAACGTTGAGATATCAAAACCTGGTGCTTTGGTAATCCAGTACGGTGATTATAGGATTGCAATTACTAGGCCTCCCTTTTCAGAAAAATATGAAATAACAATTGTACATCCAATTGTACATCTTTCTCTTGATGATTATCATGTCTCTGATGAACTGATGAAAAGATTCTCTAGTGGTGCAGAAGGAATTCTAATTTCTGGTGCACCTGGTTCTGGCAAAAGTACTCTTGCATCTGGATTGGCCAACTATTACAATGGTCTTGGAAAGATAGTCAAAACATTCGAGTCACCACGTGATCTGAGGGTTGATCCTGCAATTACACAATACACTAGACTTGATGGAAGTTTTGAGAATTCAGCAGACATTTTACTTTTGGTTCGACCTGATTACACTGTCTTTGATGAAGTTAGGAGAAGGGAGGACTTTCGAATCTTCTCTGATCTTCGATTAACTGGAGTGGGAATGGTTGGGGTAGTACATGCAAATTCTCCACTAGATGCCATTCAAAGATTTATTGGTAAAATTGAGCTTGGAATTATTCCAAATGTTATTGATACTGTAATATTTGTTAAAGATGGAAAGATATCAAAAGTTTATGAACTTGAACTAAAGGTCAAAGTCCCATCAGGAATGTTTGAGCAAGACTTGGCAAGACCTGTAATAGAAATTAGAAATTTTGAGAACCATGTTCTAGAACATGAAATTTACACTTTTGGTGAGGAAAACGTTATTGTTCCTGTACAGAAGGGCGGCAAAAAACACGGAATTGAAAAACTTGCTGAAGACAGAATTCGAGACGTGATAAAACGCTTTGACCCCAATGCACACATTGAAATTTTATCTGATAATAACATTCGAGTCAAAGTTCAGAAGCAATACATCCCATCAATAATTGGTAAGGGGGGCTCTACAATCAATGACCTTCAAAAGTTACTAAATGTGCACATTGATGTAGAGGAAAATGACGAAGATGACTATTTTCCCGATGCTGAAATTCCTTACACATTTTCTGAATCAAAGACTGGGATAATTCTAACTGTTAGCAGAGAATACACTGGAATGCATGCAGACATTTACGTTGCAGATAGATACGTCACTTCATCTAGAATTGGAAGAAAGGGGCAAATCAAAATTCCAAAACGTTCTGACTCTGCACAAAAATTAATGGATCTTGCATCCTCTAAAAATGACATTCAAATTTACATTAAAGATTTTTAA
- a CDS encoding response regulator, translating to MSKILIADDSESIRLVMRDILAIGEHEIVGEAIDGEDAVEKFSELKPDAMLLDLAMPKKDGLTVVREIVNKFPDAIIILITASDNQKVIQDCLAAGATAYVSKPFDFDNVLKVIKNTLSK from the coding sequence ATGAGCAAAATTCTCATTGCAGATGATTCTGAATCTATTCGTCTTGTAATGCGAGATATATTGGCAATTGGAGAACATGAGATTGTTGGAGAAGCTATAGACGGTGAGGATGCTGTTGAAAAATTCTCCGAATTAAAACCAGATGCAATGTTGCTTGATCTTGCAATGCCAAAAAAAGATGGACTTACCGTGGTTAGAGAAATTGTAAACAAATTTCCAGATGCAATTATTATTCTAATTACTGCAAGTGATAATCAAAAAGTTATCCAAGATTGTTTAGCTGCAGGTGCCACTGCATATGTCTCCAAGCCATTTGATTTTGACAATGTGCTTAAGGTAATCAAAAATACTTTATCAAAATAA
- a CDS encoding sensor histidine kinase encodes MKLIYKTYLLVGIVIVAAIVNLFLLYQVQQLGTSESYSIIRAGDLKVKTETVSSLASSIASGNDADRDNLKKETDDFDNVLKIFKNGGTIRGESIVTIPNQIDPEYNQVLKAWENYKMSANQVQKTSVFDQNAVNSLNYVLEKNGELILTTNSLVKDLEVLDRDYNRHKAIANELQELAKRIGQQALLISIGEGEGAQVQLKQDRLSFEIGLRKLLQVPIDGLDYQSVGKEPEDLIPTPRENSEALRELDPLWEAVQLRIQTLEERSLLSPEFDVARKNLERQKSILLDALDNFLDAWNRQLNLGEAQQQTIIQVLLAVDVIVFFLVIFVIRQSLNPLEMITSALSRVKEGIYGERIEYNASDEVGQLVNTFNIMSDTIKQKEEEAKKTDLAKDEFLAMITHELKTPLVPIQGYADILLGEHLGKLTDKQKERLRIIKSSSSSLLDIISDLLDAQKLDLGQLRMKKESISIKKTIEKAVTSFKPEAERRGIKLNHSSPEIIVVHDSERIGQVLNNLIKNSMIAIHADKGSIDINVTENNDDIEISVKDNGIGIPLEKQKDLFKKFYQVDASLTRERGGSGLGLAISKGIVEGHGGKIRVESTPNVGTKFIFTLPKNPPLGNQAK; translated from the coding sequence ATGAAACTAATCTACAAGACTTACTTACTAGTTGGAATTGTAATTGTAGCAGCAATTGTAAATTTATTTCTGCTTTACCAAGTTCAGCAACTAGGAACGTCTGAATCATATTCTATTATCAGGGCAGGAGATCTTAAAGTAAAGACTGAGACAGTATCAAGTCTTGCAAGCTCGATTGCAAGTGGTAATGATGCGGACAGAGACAATCTAAAAAAAGAAACAGATGACTTTGACAACGTACTAAAGATTTTCAAAAATGGCGGAACAATCAGAGGAGAATCAATAGTTACAATTCCAAATCAGATTGATCCAGAATATAATCAAGTTCTAAAGGCTTGGGAGAATTACAAAATGAGTGCAAATCAAGTTCAAAAAACATCGGTCTTTGATCAAAATGCAGTAAACTCATTGAATTATGTATTGGAGAAAAACGGAGAGTTAATTCTCACAACAAATTCTCTAGTAAAAGATTTAGAGGTACTAGATAGAGACTATAATCGCCACAAAGCAATTGCAAATGAGCTTCAAGAGCTTGCAAAAAGAATTGGTCAGCAGGCACTTCTCATATCTATTGGAGAAGGAGAAGGAGCACAAGTACAACTAAAACAAGATAGATTATCTTTTGAGATAGGATTAAGAAAATTATTACAAGTACCAATTGATGGATTAGATTATCAGTCAGTAGGAAAAGAGCCAGAAGATTTGATTCCTACTCCACGGGAGAATTCAGAAGCGCTAAGGGAATTAGATCCACTTTGGGAAGCAGTTCAGCTAAGAATTCAAACCCTAGAGGAGAGATCATTGCTATCTCCAGAGTTTGACGTAGCAAGAAAGAATCTTGAGAGACAAAAGAGCATTCTGCTTGATGCGCTGGATAACTTTTTGGATGCATGGAATAGGCAATTGAATTTAGGTGAAGCGCAACAACAAACCATCATTCAGGTATTATTGGCAGTTGACGTCATAGTATTCTTTTTGGTAATTTTTGTTATCAGACAATCACTAAACCCATTGGAGATGATTACCTCTGCACTCTCAAGAGTCAAAGAGGGAATCTATGGAGAAAGAATAGAGTATAACGCATCAGATGAGGTAGGTCAACTTGTCAATACATTCAACATAATGTCAGACACCATCAAACAAAAAGAAGAAGAGGCAAAAAAGACAGACCTTGCAAAAGACGAATTCTTAGCCATGATTACACATGAATTAAAGACACCTCTGGTACCAATTCAAGGTTATGCAGACATTCTACTTGGAGAACATTTAGGAAAATTAACCGACAAACAAAAAGAGAGATTGCGAATAATAAAATCAAGCTCATCGTCATTACTAGATATTATTTCTGACTTGCTTGATGCTCAAAAATTAGACTTGGGCCAATTAAGAATGAAGAAAGAAAGTATCAGTATTAAAAAGACTATAGAAAAGGCAGTAACATCATTCAAGCCAGAAGCTGAAAGAAGAGGAATCAAGCTGAATCATTCAAGTCCAGAGATAATTGTAGTTCATGATTCAGAGAGAATAGGTCAGGTACTTAACAACCTAATTAAAAACAGCATGATTGCAATACATGCTGACAAAGGATCAATTGACATTAATGTTACTGAAAATAATGATGACATAGAAATTTCAGTAAAAGATAATGGAATTGGCATTCCTTTAGAAAAACAAAAAGATTTGTTTAAAAAGTTCTACCAAGTTGATGCTTCACTGACAAGAGAGAGAGGCGGCAGTGGACTAGGACTTGCAATCAGTAAAGGAATAGTCGAAGGACATGGAGGCAAAATTCGTGTTGAGAGCACGCCAAATGTCGGTACAAAGTTCATTTTCACTCTACCAAAAAACCCACCTTTGGGCAATCAAGCTAAATAA
- a CDS encoding TldD/PmbA family protein, with protein MNFEDFADKSIQISLDLGAEYCDVRSESYSSKKAVIENGQTEQCDSIIDTGIGIRILKNGVWGFCSISNPGSFETIREKIADAIHSTQKFSNKIKFSKEKTHQSKKDYPVKKTPTLEELIKIGTECDSIIREKRNIIKSTVNLYFKTTSKYYADSYGSRISQNYTDTIVDLIATARESGITQSINITEGGRGGIEKISNEANVLKVADEISDKASKLVYAKPIKEEKTTLVFNPDFVSLLTHEILGHPSEADRVLGKEMAWAGGSWWAGKLGEEIGSSELNVFDDPSVEGTLGWYDFDDEGMKSSRTNIIEKGVLKGHLQNNETSKIFEVESNANMRATSYKFMPLIRMACTCIDKGDWNPDEIIKDVKSGYLISNMKIPSIDMKRYNWSISCQYANKIENGEITDLQRDVIVMGTAPEFFRSIDACGNDFTIRPITNCGKGDPMQSMMMGNGGPTIKAVATVKSTGETKNA; from the coding sequence ATGAATTTTGAGGATTTTGCAGACAAGTCTATCCAAATTTCACTGGACTTGGGGGCAGAGTATTGTGATGTCAGGTCAGAGTCATATTCATCAAAGAAGGCAGTAATAGAAAATGGACAAACTGAGCAGTGTGACTCGATTATAGATACAGGAATTGGGATACGGATTCTAAAAAATGGCGTATGGGGGTTTTGTTCAATATCAAATCCAGGCTCATTCGAGACAATAAGGGAAAAAATAGCAGATGCCATACATTCGACCCAGAAATTTTCTAATAAAATAAAATTCTCAAAGGAAAAGACGCATCAATCAAAAAAGGACTATCCAGTAAAAAAAACTCCAACCTTAGAAGAATTGATCAAAATTGGAACTGAATGTGATTCTATCATCAGAGAAAAAAGAAACATCATAAAATCAACAGTTAATCTCTATTTTAAGACCACATCAAAATATTATGCAGACAGTTATGGCTCAAGAATTAGTCAAAACTATACTGATACCATAGTAGACCTGATAGCTACTGCAAGGGAATCTGGAATTACACAATCAATCAATATTACAGAAGGAGGTAGAGGAGGAATTGAAAAAATTTCTAACGAAGCCAACGTGTTAAAAGTTGCAGATGAGATTTCAGATAAAGCATCCAAACTGGTATACGCAAAACCAATCAAAGAAGAGAAGACAACGTTGGTGTTTAATCCAGATTTTGTAAGCTTGCTGACTCATGAGATTTTAGGTCATCCATCTGAAGCAGACAGAGTTTTGGGAAAAGAGATGGCATGGGCAGGAGGTTCATGGTGGGCAGGAAAACTTGGTGAGGAGATTGGCTCTAGTGAATTAAACGTATTTGATGATCCTTCAGTAGAAGGAACACTGGGATGGTATGATTTTGATGATGAGGGGATGAAGTCATCAAGGACCAATATTATTGAGAAAGGAGTATTGAAAGGGCATTTGCAAAATAATGAAACATCAAAAATTTTTGAGGTAGAATCTAATGCAAACATGAGAGCAACATCATACAAGTTCATGCCACTGATTAGGATGGCATGCACTTGTATTGATAAAGGAGATTGGAATCCAGATGAAATTATCAAAGATGTAAAGTCAGGATATTTAATTTCTAACATGAAGATACCGTCAATAGATATGAAAAGGTACAATTGGAGTATCTCTTGTCAATATGCAAATAAAATTGAAAATGGTGAAATCACTGACCTTCAAAGAGATGTGATAGTAATGGGCACTGCTCCTGAATTTTTCAGATCAATTGATGCATGTGGAAATGACTTTACCATAAGACCAATTACAAATTGTGGAAAAGGTGATCCTATGCAGTCAATGATGATGGGAAACGGTGGACCAACCATCAAAGCAGTAGCCACTGTAAAAAGTACTGGAGAGACAAAAAATGCCTAG
- a CDS encoding uracil-DNA glycosylase — protein sequence MPSIEEIKNKVIKCTNCELCETRTNAVPGKGNVNSKVIFVGEAPGRSEDKNGEPFVGAAGKKLTAALESAGISRDDIYITNVVKCRPPNNRVPNTGEREACSNYLKSEIEEINPEIICIMGNTAYGSILGGTNITKNRGKVVEHQGNRYFITIHPAATIYNQELLDVLKKDMKKIASIIKK from the coding sequence ATGCCTAGTATTGAGGAGATAAAAAACAAGGTCATAAAATGTACAAATTGCGAATTATGTGAGACACGGACTAATGCAGTTCCAGGCAAGGGGAACGTTAACTCAAAGGTCATCTTTGTTGGTGAAGCTCCAGGAAGAAGTGAAGATAAAAATGGAGAGCCATTTGTTGGTGCTGCAGGAAAGAAACTCACTGCAGCACTAGAGTCGGCAGGAATTTCTAGAGATGATATCTACATTACAAATGTTGTAAAATGCAGACCTCCTAACAACAGGGTTCCCAATACAGGTGAAAGAGAGGCTTGCTCTAATTATTTAAAATCTGAAATAGAGGAGATTAACCCAGAGATTATTTGCATAATGGGAAACACAGCATATGGTTCTATTCTAGGGGGAACTAACATTACAAAGAATCGCGGCAAGGTGGTTGAGCATCAAGGAAACAGATACTTTATCACCATTCATCCTGCTGCGACAATTTATAATCAAGAATTATTAGATGTGCTAAAAAAAGACATGAAAAAAATAGCTAGTATTATAAAAAAATAA
- a CDS encoding DNA-3-methyladenine glycosylase codes for MRPLPRKFYSDDTVDVAKNLLGKILVRQIGEKMFSGIITETEAYRFNDDPASHAFRGMTERNKAMFGEVGRAYVYFTYGMYYCVNAVARNDNYDAGAVLIRAIKPVKGLDLMIKNRKNKKIEELTNGPAKLTQALKITKKQYGVDLTKKSELFISDAQNDCKVFSSQRIGIRNGLDKKWNFKINL; via the coding sequence ATGAGGCCATTACCAAGAAAATTTTATTCGGATGATACCGTAGATGTTGCAAAGAATCTTCTAGGTAAGATTCTGGTTAGACAAATTGGAGAAAAGATGTTCTCAGGAATCATCACAGAGACTGAAGCTTATAGATTCAATGATGATCCTGCAAGCCATGCGTTTAGAGGAATGACAGAACGCAACAAGGCAATGTTTGGAGAAGTAGGCAGAGCATATGTGTATTTTACTTATGGTATGTACTATTGTGTCAATGCAGTTGCAAGAAATGATAATTATGATGCAGGGGCAGTGCTAATTCGAGCAATAAAACCAGTTAAAGGATTAGATCTTATGATAAAAAATAGAAAAAACAAAAAAATTGAAGAACTAACAAATGGTCCTGCAAAGCTTACTCAAGCATTAAAGATTACAAAAAAACAATACGGTGTTGATTTGACAAAGAAATCAGAGTTGTTTATTTCAGATGCGCAAAATGATTGTAAAGTATTTTCCAGTCAGCGAATTGGAATAAGAAACGGATTAGACAAGAAATGGAATTTTAAAATTAATCTTTAG
- a CDS encoding DedA family protein gives MDFSDLFPFAPEVGYFGLTLVSFFGSLVPFVPLPSFLLLATMAVGDQFNIHVLAIISAITSTAAKQIIFYVSYGGRKIITEKTRKRMRPFERLVKRYGAGAAFFAAATPIPDDLVYVPLGLAKYNPKRFFIATFTGKLVLSYVIVLISHFLGLSLVDPFLEDIDDATPIYIGIIGFGGMLTGVVILLLRLDWAKILGKFAPWTLDDVNDDKKDSKD, from the coding sequence GTGGATTTTTCTGATTTGTTTCCATTCGCACCTGAAGTTGGTTACTTTGGTTTAACACTGGTGAGTTTTTTTGGTTCTCTTGTTCCATTTGTCCCTCTCCCGTCGTTTCTTTTACTGGCAACAATGGCCGTTGGGGACCAATTCAACATTCATGTTCTTGCAATAATATCTGCTATTACATCTACCGCTGCAAAGCAAATCATCTTCTATGTCAGCTATGGTGGCCGCAAGATAATTACTGAAAAAACAAGAAAACGTATGAGGCCATTTGAAAGACTAGTAAAGCGATATGGTGCAGGGGCTGCCTTTTTTGCTGCAGCTACTCCTATACCTGATGATCTAGTATATGTTCCACTAGGACTTGCAAAGTATAATCCAAAGCGATTCTTTATTGCAACGTTTACTGGAAAACTCGTGCTTAGCTATGTGATAGTTCTAATATCTCATTTTTTGGGATTGTCCCTTGTAGACCCATTCCTAGAAGACATTGATGATGCAACACCAATTTACATTGGCATAATTGGTTTTGGAGGAATGCTTACTGGTGTTGTAATTCTACTTTTACGACTAGACTGGGCAAAAATTTTAGGTAAATTTGCTCCTTGGACATTAGATGATGTCAATGACGATAAAAAAGACTCTAAAGATTAA